The Juglans regia cultivar Chandler chromosome 2, Walnut 2.0, whole genome shotgun sequence genome includes a window with the following:
- the LOC109012686 gene encoding homogentisate 1,2-dioxygenase-like, which translates to MESKPVSKTDGSDFPPDLSYQSGFGNHLASEAIPGALPEGQNSPLICPYGLYAEQISGTSFTSPRKLNLRSWLYRIKPSVTHEPFKPRIPGHGKLVSEFNQSNSSLTPTQLRWKPADLPHSPTDFIDGLYTVCGAGSSFLRHGFAIHMYSANKTMDSCAFCNADGDFLIVPQEGRLWITTECGRLQVSPGEIAVLPQGFRFAVNLPDGPSRGYVAEVFGSHFQLPDLGLIGANGLAAPRDFLVPMAWFEDCSCPGYTIVQKFGGELFTARQDFSPFNVVAWHGNYFPYKYDLGRFCPYNTVLIDHGDPSINTVLTVPTEKPGVALLDFVIFPPRWVVAEHTFRPPYFHRNCMSEFMGLIRGGYEAKADGFLPGGASLHSCMSPHGPDTKSYEGTIARGNEAGPYRIADTMAFMFESSLIPRICPWALDSPFMDPNYYECWLGLRSHFKPGSRRKS; encoded by the exons ATGGAGAGCAAACCGGTTAGCAAAACCGACGGCTCTGATTTCCCCCCAGACCTTTCTTACCAATCTGGGTTTGGGAACCACTTGGCGTCGGAGGCTATCCCTGGAGCTCTGCCTGAGGGTCAAAACAGCCCGCTCATCTGCCCCTACGGCCTCTATGCCGAGCAGATATCTGGCACCTCCTTCACCTCCCCTCGCAAGCTCAACCTGCGCAG TTGGCTATATCGTATCAAACCATCGGTTACCCACGAGCCATTTAAACCTCGCATACCAGGTCATGGGAAGCTCGTGAGTGAATTTAACCAGTCCAACAGTTCTCTCACGCCGACTCAACTACGATGGAAGCCTGCAGATCTTCCCCATTCACCAACAGATTTTATTGATGGGCTATACACTGTATGCGGGGCTGGCAGCTCATTCCTACGGCATGGATTTGCTATTCACAT GTACTCGGCCAACAAAACAATGGATAGCTGCGCCTTTTGCAATGCTGATGGTGACTTCTTAATAGTTCCACAAGAAGGAA GGCTATGGATCACTACTGAATGTGGGAGATTGCAAGTTTCCCCTGGTGAAATTGCTGTTTTACCTCAAGGATTTCGTTTTGCTGTTAATCTACCTGATGGCCCATCACGTGGTTATGTTGCTGAGGTTTTTGGTAGCCATTTTCAACTTCCTGATCTTGGACTCATAG GTGCTAATGGTCTTGCTGCTCCAAGGGATTTTCTTGTTCCTATGGCCTGGTTTGAAGACTGTTCCTGTCCAGGCTATACCATTGTACAAAAGTTTGGCGGTGAACTGTTTACTGCAAGACAGGATTTCTCTCCATTCAATGTAGTTGCTTGGCATGGTAACTATTTTCCATACAAG TACGATCTAGGTAGGTTCTGCCCTTACAATACCGTTTTAATTGATCATGGTGATCCATCAATAAACACAG TATTGACAGTGCCTACTGAAAAACCTGGTGTGGCGCTCCTCGATTTTGTCATTTTCCCTCCCCGATGGGTGGTTGCTGAGCATACATTCCGGCCTCCATATTTCCATCGCAATTGTATGAGTGAATTCATGGGTCTCATTCGCGGTGGCTATGAG GCAAAAGCTGATGGTTTCCTCCCAGGTGGTGCAAGCCTTCATAGCTGCATGAGTCCCCATGGTCCTGATACCAAGTCATATGAG GGAACCATTGCACGCGGAAATGAGGCAGGGCCGTATAGAATTGCTGATACCATGGCTTTTATGTTCGAATCCAGTCTCATCCCCCGCATCTGCCCATGGGCTCTCGACTCACCCTTCATGGATCCCAACTATTACGAGTGTTGGCTTGGACTGAGATCCCATTTTAAACCTGGATCGAGACGTAAATCATGA